One genomic segment of Erysipelotrichaceae bacterium 66202529 includes these proteins:
- a CDS encoding cell division protein FtsZ, with amino-acid sequence MRQITMKIFGIGDRGNSMIWHMLQQPLQGVEYIAVNTNQHSLKQFSVKQKLLLEQNPIKGYGTEAATELGKRSARSCKEEIIARMKGADMVLLCGGLGSDMGSGALPVFAQLAKQMHTLTIAFVTLPFPFEEEKRMCIAKSALEDIYTNADTCITLSNQYILQQLKNTEIESACSMADRMIQQGIQALYELITIPVYINVDYADIRTTMAEQKHGFIGVGYGRGAYKGEQAVAQALSACFLEHDIAGLHHAIVHICGNSALTLDEVQQIINRIHDEAGEALDIIFGMAFNENLQDELIVTVLAAGG; translated from the coding sequence ATGAGACAGATAACGATGAAAATTTTTGGTATCGGTGATCGGGGAAATTCTATGATTTGGCATATGCTGCAACAACCGCTGCAGGGCGTGGAATATATCGCAGTGAACACCAATCAGCATTCTCTGAAACAGTTTTCTGTTAAGCAAAAGCTTTTGCTTGAACAAAACCCTATAAAAGGATATGGTACAGAAGCTGCTACAGAGCTTGGAAAACGTTCTGCACGATCCTGTAAAGAAGAAATCATTGCACGTATGAAAGGTGCTGATATGGTATTGTTATGTGGCGGGCTTGGCAGTGACATGGGAAGCGGCGCACTTCCTGTATTTGCACAGCTTGCAAAGCAAATGCATACCCTGACGATTGCCTTTGTGACATTGCCCTTTCCTTTTGAGGAGGAAAAGCGAATGTGTATAGCGAAGAGTGCACTGGAAGATATTTATACAAATGCAGACACCTGTATCACTTTATCCAATCAATATATTCTCCAACAGCTAAAAAATACGGAAATCGAAAGTGCCTGTTCCATGGCTGACAGGATGATACAACAGGGAATTCAGGCGTTATATGAACTAATTACCATACCGGTCTATATCAATGTGGATTACGCCGATATCCGTACAACGATGGCAGAGCAGAAGCATGGTTTTATTGGTGTTGGTTATGGTCGTGGTGCATATAAGGGGGAGCAGGCTGTCGCACAGGCTTTGTCGGCATGTTTTTTGGAACATGATATAGCGGGATTGCATCATGCAATCGTACATATATGTGGAAACAGTGCACTGACGCTGGATGAAGTACAACAAATCATAAACCGTATTCATGATGAGGCAGGAGAAGCATTGGATATTATTTTTGGGATGGCATTTAATGAAAACCTGCAGGATGAACTTATTGTGACGGTATTAGCAGCTGGGGGATAA
- a CDS encoding spore germination protein translates to MNKEYEKLNTRLKEQMQTDLNFDIVVKPLLVQGVHMNLYFVDGFAKDEILEKMMEFLLKADLKNCVETQDVQTFCDSWLSYLEVDVQPDFAAMITSVLSGSVLLIVEGYTKGIVIDARTYPTRSMQEPEDDKVLRGSRDGFVETLIFNTALIRRRIRDTHLRMEYHSVGSMSKSDIVLCYMDGLADKDLLDDIRTKLSEIHVEALTMAQESIAEALVPHKWLNPFPKVRYTERPDAASSNILEGKVILMIDNSPSVLILPTSFFDFIQEAQDYYLPPITGSYLRIVRIMVFFLTLLVTPLWYYLNCNPALTPDWLQFVLIQDNMNLPIIVQFLVLEFGIDALKMASLNTPSSLNSSFSIIGALILGDFAVNAGWLAPEIILYMAFVALANFTQPSYELGYAIKFMRVMLLVFVAILPVWGFWIGLACMLVIMASNRTVTKTSYFYPLVPFNPHDFKMIFARKKLRGKSSSRS, encoded by the coding sequence ATGAATAAGGAATATGAGAAACTGAATACCCGTTTAAAGGAACAGATGCAGACGGATTTAAACTTCGATATCGTCGTAAAGCCGCTGCTGGTGCAGGGTGTTCATATGAACCTGTATTTTGTGGACGGCTTTGCAAAGGATGAAATACTGGAAAAAATGATGGAATTTCTGTTGAAGGCTGATCTAAAGAACTGCGTGGAAACTCAGGATGTGCAGACCTTTTGTGATTCATGGCTTTCTTATCTGGAGGTAGATGTACAGCCGGACTTTGCGGCAATGATTACCTCTGTATTGAGCGGCAGTGTGCTGTTGATTGTGGAAGGATATACGAAAGGCATTGTCATTGATGCCAGAACCTATCCGACAAGAAGCATGCAGGAGCCGGAGGATGATAAGGTGCTGCGCGGCAGTCGGGACGGTTTTGTGGAAACCCTGATTTTTAATACGGCACTGATTCGCAGAAGAATACGGGATACCCATCTGCGAATGGAGTATCACAGTGTCGGCTCGATGAGTAAAAGTGATATCGTTTTATGTTATATGGATGGTCTGGCTGATAAAGATTTACTGGATGACATCCGCACAAAGCTGTCGGAAATCCATGTAGAGGCGCTGACCATGGCACAGGAGAGCATTGCAGAGGCACTGGTTCCCCATAAATGGCTCAATCCGTTTCCCAAGGTGCGTTATACCGAGCGGCCGGATGCTGCCAGCAGCAATATACTGGAGGGAAAGGTCATTTTAATGATTGACAACTCTCCCAGCGTCCTCATTCTGCCAACCAGCTTTTTTGACTTTATACAGGAGGCACAGGACTACTATCTCCCTCCGATAACCGGAAGCTACTTACGCATTGTGCGGATTATGGTTTTCTTTTTGACGCTGCTGGTTACACCGCTCTGGTATTATCTGAACTGCAATCCTGCACTCACACCCGACTGGCTGCAATTTGTCCTCATTCAGGATAATATGAATCTGCCGATTATCGTGCAGTTTCTCGTATTGGAATTTGGTATTGACGCATTAAAGATGGCATCCCTGAATACGCCCAGCTCGCTGAACAGCTCCTTCAGTATTATCGGAGCGCTGATCCTTGGCGATTTTGCGGTAAATGCCGGCTGGCTGGCACCGGAAATCATTTTATATATGGCCTTTGTAGCACTGGCAAACTTTACACAGCCAAGCTATGAGCTGGGGTATGCGATCAAATTCATGAGAGTAATGCTGCTGGTGTTTGTCGCAATCCTGCCAGTATGGGGCTTCTGGATTGGTCTTGCCTGTATGCTGGTCATTATGGCAAGTAATCGCACGGTTACCAAAACCTCCTATTTCTATCCGCTGGTTCCGTTCAATCCGCATGACTTTAAAATGATTTTCGCAAGGAAAAAGCTGCGTGGAAAAAGCAGCAGCCGTTCTTAA
- a CDS encoding diphosphate--fructose-6-phosphate 1-phosphotransferase: MANCLVAQSGGPTTVINASLAGVVRANQLNPVYDHVYGGLNGIEGILEDRLYDLTNMSEYENRLLRQTPSSALGSCRYKLKRNDETDYRKLVEIMDKHDIEILFYIGGNDSMDTVDALSQWAKANNINKRFVGIPKTVDNDLMVTDHCPGFASGAKFANAVVNATWLDYNVYTREEVFILETMGRDAGWLAGSTVVTGRVDLIVLPEVDFDKEKFLAQVKKCMDEKGKCYIVTSEGAHYADGTYIAAGEAVNDGFGHAVLGGAGENLKNMILEAGIAPRAKVQDLSTAARSSNFAQSLVDVTEAFELGMSAHSRSADGKFTGHVVAVQREYVDGKYNAKFISGPAENFANHVKHVPVEWILPDYQGLTQEFYDYITPLIQGEPTLIMENGIPKTIVPFNKR; this comes from the coding sequence ATGGCAAATTGTTTAGTTGCACAGTCTGGTGGACCAACTACCGTTATTAACGCATCCTTGGCCGGTGTGGTACGCGCAAACCAGTTGAACCCTGTATATGACCACGTATATGGTGGATTAAATGGTATTGAAGGAATTCTGGAAGACCGTTTATACGATCTTACAAACATGAGCGAGTACGAAAACAGACTTCTGCGTCAGACTCCGTCTTCTGCACTGGGAAGCTGCCGTTACAAGCTGAAGAGAAACGATGAAACAGATTACCGCAAGCTGGTTGAAATTATGGACAAGCATGACATTGAAATTCTGTTCTACATCGGTGGAAATGACTCTATGGATACTGTTGATGCACTGAGCCAGTGGGCAAAGGCAAACAACATTAACAAACGTTTTGTTGGTATTCCAAAGACAGTTGACAATGACCTGATGGTTACTGATCACTGCCCTGGATTCGCTTCAGGAGCTAAATTTGCTAATGCAGTTGTAAATGCTACTTGGCTGGACTACAACGTATATACACGTGAGGAAGTATTTATTCTGGAAACTATGGGTAGAGATGCAGGATGGCTTGCAGGTTCTACAGTTGTTACCGGAAGAGTTGACCTGATCGTTCTGCCAGAGGTTGATTTCGATAAGGAAAAATTCCTGGCACAGGTTAAGAAATGCATGGATGAAAAAGGAAAATGCTATATCGTTACAAGTGAGGGTGCTCACTATGCAGATGGTACATACATTGCAGCAGGGGAAGCTGTAAATGACGGTTTTGGACACGCTGTATTAGGCGGTGCCGGAGAAAACCTGAAAAACATGATTCTGGAGGCTGGAATCGCTCCACGTGCAAAGGTACAGGATTTAAGCACAGCTGCAAGAAGCTCTAACTTCGCACAGTCACTGGTTGACGTAACGGAAGCATTCGAGCTTGGTATGTCTGCACACAGCAGAAGCGCTGACGGTAAGTTCACAGGACATGTAGTTGCTGTACAGAGAGAATATGTGGATGGAAAATACAACGCTAAATTCATCTCCGGACCAGCTGAAAATTTCGCAAACCATGTAAAGCATGTACCGGTTGAATGGATTCTGCCAGATTACCAGGGTCTGACTCAGGAATTCTATGACTATATCACACCACTGATTCAGGGTGAACCTACACTGATCATGGAAAACGGTATTCCTAAGACAATCGTTCCTTTTAATAAGAGATAG
- a CDS encoding WYL domain-containing protein has protein sequence MNKKMLPVCVLKILEEYSDASHPLQQKDIIRLLEENYQLEIARKALGNVLRELEELDYDICYKNGYYLDERQFTKSELHFLIDSVLADTTMTRLQNRELLEKLLGKESAYVKRGFTHVHTVSQLSHGDNPEFFLSIELIQEAIEKNCKVSFDYYSYGLDLQLHKRRERPYVVNPYEMMVSNTHYYLIGNYDAYDDISHYRIDKIRNVKILEASRKAVTQLPECRNGFEYPRHLTEHMYMFAGASEHVKIKFKNCIVDQIVDWFGKECRIEQIDHMYSYLFVKVNRNALNYWLKQYDEFAEEIKEE, from the coding sequence GTGAATAAAAAAATGCTTCCTGTATGTGTATTGAAAATTTTGGAGGAATACAGTGATGCTTCTCATCCCCTGCAACAAAAAGATATCATTCGATTGCTGGAAGAAAATTATCAGCTGGAAATCGCAAGAAAGGCACTGGGAAATGTTTTGCGTGAGTTGGAGGAGCTGGACTATGATATTTGCTATAAAAACGGATACTATCTGGATGAGCGTCAGTTCACAAAAAGTGAGCTACACTTTCTGATTGACAGTGTTTTAGCAGATACCACCATGACCAGGCTGCAAAACAGAGAGCTGCTTGAAAAATTACTTGGTAAGGAAAGCGCGTATGTTAAAAGGGGATTTACCCATGTACATACTGTCTCTCAGCTCTCTCATGGAGATAATCCTGAATTTTTTCTGTCCATTGAACTGATACAAGAAGCGATTGAAAAAAACTGTAAGGTTTCGTTTGATTATTATTCCTATGGGTTAGATTTACAACTGCACAAACGCAGAGAGCGTCCATATGTTGTAAACCCGTATGAAATGATGGTATCAAACACACATTATTATCTAATAGGAAATTATGATGCCTATGATGATATATCTCATTATAGAATTGATAAAATACGAAATGTAAAGATCCTAGAAGCATCACGCAAGGCTGTTACACAATTACCAGAATGCAGAAATGGATTTGAATATCCAAGGCATCTGACGGAGCATATGTATATGTTTGCAGGAGCAAGTGAGCATGTGAAAATCAAATTTAAAAACTGCATTGTCGATCAAATTGTGGACTGGTTTGGGAAAGAATGCCGGATAGAACAGATTGATCATATGTATTCCTATCTATTTGTAAAGGTGAACCGCAATGCTTTAAATTACTGGCTGAAACAATATGATGAATTTGCAGAAGAAATAAAGGAGGAGTAA
- a CDS encoding ATP-binding cassette domain-containing protein encodes MKYQIHKGSKYYGATTVFENIQFEIRNTEKIAIVGRNGCGKTTLLKIIAESESLDSGEIHKENRLSIGYLAQTTFVNETALVEDEMESAFENVKALARRLEELTEKMRSDHGDDVLNAYADAQQRFEEMGGYTYCSELMTIFTKFGFQEEDLKRPVSSFSGGQKTRLAFVKLLLSKPDILLLDEPTNHLDIDTIEWLEGYVKRYPKAVVLVSHDRMFLDDVVDVVYEIEYGVMRRYPGNYSNYVEVKKSDMEQQKSAYIRQQKEIQRMEELIEKFRYKKNKAAFAQSKIKYLDRMERIDDPKSNEKSFHARFVPNVKGGKRVLEVQDLTIGYDEPLCTVNLEVMQSAKIAVIGPNGKGKSTFMKTLMHQVEPLAGSFLLGHQIEIGYFDQELAQFNSANTVLEEVWNDFPDLNRTEVRTALGCFLFTGDDVFKTVDCLSGGEKVRLSFVKLMLSHPNFLLMDEPTNHLDLIGKEALEESLKDYEGTMLFVSHDRYFISKLATAILVIDDGKALYYPLTYHEYMNKDKEQPVEKKQRSPEKKETGKPERYINYGKEISKLEKKIAGKEEELEALRELRFEPEYYHDYHKMQELDDKIDLIHNEIENLMQKWEEYSEKVES; translated from the coding sequence ATGAAATATCAGATTCATAAGGGAAGCAAATATTACGGAGCGACAACCGTATTTGAAAATATACAATTTGAAATAAGGAATACTGAAAAAATAGCCATTGTCGGACGCAACGGCTGTGGAAAAACAACACTGCTGAAAATCATTGCGGAGTCAGAATCCCTGGACAGCGGGGAAATCCATAAGGAAAACCGGTTGAGCATCGGCTATCTGGCACAGACAACCTTCGTGAACGAGACTGCCCTTGTTGAGGATGAAATGGAGAGTGCCTTTGAGAATGTGAAGGCGCTTGCTAGACGTCTGGAGGAGCTTACTGAAAAAATGCGCAGCGATCATGGTGATGATGTGCTGAATGCCTATGCGGATGCACAGCAGCGCTTTGAAGAAATGGGCGGATATACGTACTGCAGTGAGCTTATGACGATTTTTACGAAATTCGGATTTCAGGAGGAGGATCTCAAACGTCCGGTTTCCTCCTTTTCCGGAGGTCAGAAAACACGTCTGGCATTTGTCAAGCTGCTGCTGAGTAAGCCGGATATCCTGTTGCTGGATGAGCCGACGAACCATCTGGATATCGATACGATTGAATGGCTGGAGGGATATGTGAAGCGCTATCCAAAGGCTGTGGTTCTGGTATCGCATGACCGTATGTTTCTGGATGATGTCGTTGATGTTGTTTATGAAATTGAATACGGTGTCATGCGCCGCTATCCGGGAAATTACAGCAATTACGTGGAAGTGAAGAAAAGTGATATGGAGCAGCAGAAAAGCGCTTATATCCGCCAACAGAAGGAAATACAGCGGATGGAGGAGCTGATTGAAAAGTTTCGCTATAAGAAAAACAAGGCTGCGTTTGCACAGTCGAAAATCAAGTACCTGGATCGAATGGAGCGAATAGACGATCCCAAAAGTAATGAAAAAAGCTTCCATGCCCGTTTTGTCCCCAATGTAAAGGGTGGAAAACGGGTGCTGGAGGTGCAGGATCTGACCATTGGCTATGATGAGCCTTTATGTACTGTGAATCTGGAGGTCATGCAGTCTGCCAAGATTGCAGTCATCGGGCCGAATGGAAAAGGAAAATCAACCTTTATGAAAACACTGATGCATCAGGTGGAGCCGCTTGCGGGAAGCTTTCTGCTTGGTCATCAGATTGAAATCGGTTATTTTGATCAGGAGCTTGCACAGTTCAACAGTGCCAATACGGTTCTGGAGGAGGTCTGGAATGATTTTCCGGATTTGAATCGTACGGAGGTACGCACGGCACTGGGCTGCTTTCTGTTTACCGGAGATGATGTGTTTAAAACTGTTGACTGCCTGTCCGGAGGAGAAAAGGTTCGCCTGAGCTTTGTAAAGCTGATGCTATCACATCCGAACTTTCTGTTGATGGATGAGCCGACCAATCATCTGGATCTGATAGGTAAGGAAGCACTGGAGGAGTCCCTAAAGGATTACGAGGGAACCATGCTGTTTGTTTCTCATGACCGTTACTTTATCAGTAAGCTGGCAACAGCAATCCTGGTGATTGATGATGGAAAGGCACTCTATTACCCTTTGACCTATCATGAATATATGAATAAGGATAAAGAGCAGCCGGTAGAGAAAAAGCAGCGCTCTCCTGAGAAAAAGGAAACCGGCAAGCCGGAGCGCTATATCAATTACGGTAAGGAAATCAGTAAGCTGGAAAAGAAGATTGCCGGAAAGGAAGAAGAGCTGGAAGCCCTTCGGGAGCTGCGCTTTGAACCGGAATATTATCATGATTATCATAAAATGCAGGAGCTGGATGATAAAATTGACCTTATTCACAATGAAATTGAAAATCTGATGCAAAAGTGGGAAGAATACAGTGAGAAAGTAGAAAGCTAA
- a CDS encoding NADPH dehydrogenase produces MKVFEHNKLGHMELSNRIGVPAMCTYMVETKDGVGNLHHVAHYDTLAKGRPAFIVQEATAVNAHGYINAECLGIFTPRQRQILKDIVDCVHVYGVKIGIQLNHAGMKNSFGNQKYGPMDRDDVIGLDEAGIEEIIVNFEFASRWARELGYDFVEVHAAHGYLINQFLSPLTNQRSDAYGEDRTLLLRRITEGCRDNFEGDVIVRISAEEYEAQGLHVDDMQPVVQAIEEAGAVAISVSSGGLNSSVIEAYPMYQIPYAKKIRSMTSLPVMGVGLITKEAEIEQLLMEESCDYVLLGRKLLRDPFFLLKWLDHVHMLHEDEIGQCLYRGIHRK; encoded by the coding sequence TTGAAGGTTTTTGAACATAACAAGCTGGGACATATGGAGCTGAGCAATCGCATCGGAGTACCTGCCATGTGCACCTATATGGTGGAAACGAAGGATGGTGTGGGGAATCTGCATCATGTGGCACATTATGATACCCTGGCGAAGGGACGCCCTGCCTTTATCGTACAGGAGGCGACTGCGGTCAATGCCCATGGGTATATCAATGCGGAATGTCTGGGGATATTTACTCCGAGACAGCGGCAGATATTGAAGGATATTGTAGATTGTGTACATGTTTACGGTGTGAAAATCGGTATTCAGCTGAATCATGCCGGAATGAAGAATTCCTTCGGAAATCAGAAATACGGACCAATGGATAGGGACGATGTGATTGGTCTGGATGAAGCAGGCATTGAAGAAATCATTGTGAATTTTGAATTTGCAAGCCGCTGGGCGAGAGAGCTTGGCTATGATTTTGTAGAGGTGCATGCAGCGCATGGATATCTGATCAATCAGTTTTTATCACCGCTAACGAATCAGCGAAGCGATGCTTATGGTGAAGATCGCACTCTGCTTTTGCGTCGTATCACAGAAGGCTGCCGTGACAACTTTGAAGGGGATGTCATTGTGCGTATTTCTGCTGAGGAATATGAAGCACAGGGATTGCATGTTGATGATATGCAGCCAGTCGTTCAGGCGATTGAGGAAGCTGGAGCTGTCGCAATTTCCGTTTCAAGCGGCGGATTGAACAGCTCCGTGATTGAAGCATATCCGATGTATCAGATTCCCTATGCTAAAAAAATCCGTTCAATGACCTCACTGCCTGTCATGGGAGTCGGGCTGATTACAAAGGAAGCTGAAATCGAACAGCTTTTAATGGAAGAAAGCTGTGATTATGTTCTGCTGGGGCGTAAGCTTTTGCGTGATCCGTTTTTTCTACTGAAATGGCTGGATCATGTGCATATGCTTCATGAGGATGAAATTGGTCAGTGCCTGTATCGGGGAATCCATAGGAAATAG